From Bacillus oleivorans, the proteins below share one genomic window:
- a CDS encoding DUF3941 domain-containing protein translates to MPRTSDNDKKAFDNQANHEKKNELREKNRKAGKHQYSKKTDHL, encoded by the coding sequence ATGCCTCGCACTTCAGATAACGATAAAAAAGCATTTGACAATCAAGCCAACCATGAAAAGAAAAATGAGCTAAGAGAGAAAAATCGAAAAGCTGGGAAACACCAGTACTCGAAAAAGACGGATCATTTGTAG
- a CDS encoding DegV family protein, with amino-acid sequence MTVHIIADSACDLPLTYLNEHHVEVFPLKVLLNDKEYDDLFDITYDQIYSEMRQGSVPKTAQVSPLRMKEIFTKYAQQGKSAVYVAFSSGLSGTFQTAYSVRNEVKEDYPKADIEVIDTKCASLGYGLVVKKAIELSAQGKTKDEIVSEVENYSKQVKHLFTVENLEYLARGGRISKASAWIGGMLQVKPLLHVENGELVPLEKVRGKDRWKKRMIHWMQEIGGDWPNQTVAISHGDAEETAEEMKALIQAELGVKDFIIYPIGATIGAHAGPGTIAIFFLKK; translated from the coding sequence ATGACTGTTCATATCATTGCCGATAGTGCATGTGATTTACCGCTTACATACTTAAATGAACATCATGTAGAAGTATTCCCTCTTAAAGTTCTGCTTAACGATAAAGAATATGATGACCTCTTTGATATTACATATGATCAGATCTATAGCGAAATGAGACAAGGAAGTGTACCTAAAACAGCACAGGTTTCACCCTTAAGGATGAAGGAAATCTTCACAAAATATGCTCAACAAGGAAAATCTGCTGTTTATGTTGCTTTTTCCTCAGGACTATCCGGTACGTTCCAAACCGCTTATTCTGTTCGCAATGAAGTGAAAGAAGACTATCCAAAAGCCGACATTGAAGTAATTGATACAAAATGTGCTTCCTTAGGCTATGGACTCGTCGTTAAAAAAGCGATTGAATTAAGTGCCCAAGGAAAAACGAAGGATGAAATCGTATCCGAAGTAGAAAACTACAGTAAACAAGTGAAACACCTTTTTACTGTCGAAAACCTTGAATATTTAGCAAGAGGCGGAAGAATTTCCAAAGCTTCTGCCTGGATTGGCGGAATGCTGCAGGTAAAACCTCTTTTACATGTTGAGAACGGAGAGCTTGTTCCATTAGAAAAGGTCAGAGGAAAAGATCGCTGGAAGAAACGGATGATCCATTGGATGCAGGAAATTGGCGGGGACTGGCCAAACCAAACGGTTGCTATCAGCCATGGAGATGCAGAAGAAACAGCAGAAGAAATGAAAGCGCTCATACAAGCTGAATTAGGTGTGAAAGATTTTATCATCTATCCAATCGGAGCTACCATCGGTGCACATGCTGGACCGGGAACGATTGCCATCTTTTTTTTGAAAAAGTAA